The sequence TCATCACCAAAGTGCTAGTGAAATTTGTGATCTGGATCAATACAAGTCCATATCGTTACTAAAATTTAACCAAAAGCTTTATTTAGTATCATGGCGGTAAAAGCGGTCTTTAAATAAAAGCCACGAGGATTGGTCATTTTGAGGCTACCATTTTCGGCAATGCTTTGCGTTAATGCTCTGCTATTGGCTGCTTTTGGCCGTAGCTGTAATACTTCGCCGTGACGGGCTGTGAGTTTCTCAACTTTTCCTAGTGCAATAAGCTCCATTATTTCTTCCCAATCTTGTTGTAATAGACGTAATTCATCGGGATCTGGTTGCCATAAAATAGGCGTGCCAATACGGCGAGCACCGACAGATATTTGTCTTTCACCCTCGACGGGAACCCAAAGCACGCGCTGTAGTTTGTGGCAGACTAGGCTGTTTTCCCAAGTAAGTCCTTCAATTTGCGAGAGCGGCGCGACACATACATAGGTTGTTTCTAACGGTTTTCCTTGTGCATTTATGGGAATGGTTTTGAGCTCGACACCTAGATGTAAAAAGTCTTGTTCAGGTTTAGAGCCCGCTGTTGCACCCAATTCCATTTCGATGAGTTGGCCAACCCAGCCCTTATCTCGCTTAAGATTTTTGGGGACGGTTATTCCTCTATTAGCAGCAATTTGTGCCAAACTTACGCCAGCCATCATATTGGCGCGCTCGAGTAATTCGGTGAGATTTTCTGGAGGGATAATTGCTTTCATGGGCGAATTTTACTTAAAAATAGTTCGTTAGCAACAGTGGTTAAAAAATGCTCTGGGGATTGGCGGTGATAACATTTATAAAGGGTAACTGCTAAGTTAATGATTTTAATGTTTATATCTTCAGTATTTAGATATCTTTTTAAAGGCGCTAAAAGTTACACTCGGCTTTCCCTTACGTTCCTCACATACTTATCCACAGATATTATGGATAACTCCTAAAGTGAATGCCTTTAACCTAATGAAAAATGCAAGTCAATGCAAAAATTCGGTGTTTTTTATCGAAATGTGGATAGTTTTCAGAGTGTCCTGTGCATAACCTTTATTGTAATTTAGTCTAGAATCACTATTAAGTTTTAAGGTTAAAAATTAACCTTAAATTGTTTATTTTACTGATGGTTTTAAAAATATTTTTTATCATGCTGATATATATTAGCTTTTTCGTTCTGCTTCAACAGTGTACTGAACCTTGGAACTTCTGTTTTTTGGACGTTATAACAAGTTCAAGGGAGTTTCAAACAGGGATATCCACAGAAAATGTGGATATCCTTGAGAATGCCTTCTTCTGTTTGTTGATAAATAATCCATATAGAGGAATTTATCCCATGTACCACTTAAAATAGAGGTTT is a genomic window of Shewanella putrefaciens containing:
- the mutH gene encoding DNA mismatch repair endonuclease MutH encodes the protein MKAIIPPENLTELLERANMMAGVSLAQIAANRGITVPKNLKRDKGWVGQLIEMELGATAGSKPEQDFLHLGVELKTIPINAQGKPLETTYVCVAPLSQIEGLTWENSLVCHKLQRVLWVPVEGERQISVGARRIGTPILWQPDPDELRLLQQDWEEIMELIALGKVEKLTARHGEVLQLRPKAANSRALTQSIAENGSLKMTNPRGFYLKTAFTAMILNKAFG